Proteins encoded in a region of the Cupriavidus pauculus genome:
- the leuB gene encoding 3-isopropylmalate dehydrogenase, translating to MKIAVLPGDGIGPEIVAEAVKVLGALDEKFELETAPVGGAGYEAEGHPLPDNTLKLAKEADAILFGAVGDWKYDKLERALRPEQAILGLRKHLQLFANFRPAICYPELTGASSLKPELVAGLDILIVRELNGDIYFGQPRGLREAPDGLFKGAREAFDTMRYSEPEIRRIAHVAFQAAAKRGKKLCSVDKANVLETFQFWKDVVIDVSKEYPDVELSHMYVDNAAMQLVKAPKSFDVIVTGNMFGDILSDEAAMLTGSIGMLPSASLDANNKGLYEPSHGSAPDIAGKGVANPLATILSAAMMLRYSLNKAEQADRIENAVKKVLSQGYRTGDILTPGCKQVGTREMGDAVLAAL from the coding sequence ATGAAGATTGCAGTCCTGCCGGGCGACGGCATCGGCCCCGAGATCGTCGCGGAAGCCGTCAAGGTACTTGGCGCGCTCGACGAGAAGTTCGAACTGGAAACCGCGCCCGTGGGCGGCGCGGGCTACGAGGCCGAAGGCCATCCGCTGCCGGACAACACGCTCAAGCTGGCCAAGGAAGCCGACGCCATCCTGTTCGGCGCCGTGGGCGACTGGAAGTACGACAAGCTCGAGCGCGCGCTGCGCCCCGAGCAGGCCATTCTCGGCCTGCGCAAGCACCTGCAGCTGTTCGCCAACTTCCGCCCGGCCATCTGCTATCCGGAACTGACCGGCGCCTCGAGCCTGAAGCCCGAGCTCGTCGCCGGCCTCGATATCCTGATCGTGCGCGAGCTCAACGGCGATATCTACTTCGGTCAGCCGCGCGGCCTGCGCGAGGCGCCGGACGGGCTGTTCAAGGGCGCCCGCGAAGCCTTCGACACGATGCGCTACAGCGAGCCCGAGATCCGCCGCATCGCCCACGTGGCGTTCCAGGCGGCCGCCAAGCGCGGCAAGAAGCTGTGCAGCGTGGACAAGGCCAACGTGCTGGAGACGTTCCAGTTCTGGAAGGACGTCGTCATCGACGTCAGCAAGGAATATCCGGACGTCGAGCTGTCGCACATGTACGTGGACAACGCGGCCATGCAGCTGGTCAAGGCGCCGAAGAGCTTCGACGTGATCGTCACCGGCAACATGTTCGGCGACATCCTGTCCGACGAGGCGGCAATGCTGACGGGTTCCATCGGCATGCTGCCTTCGGCGTCGCTCGATGCGAACAACAAGGGCCTGTACGAGCCGTCGCACGGCTCCGCGCCCGATATCGCGGGCAAGGGTGTCGCCAACCCGCTGGCGACGATCCTGTCGGCGGCGATGATGCTGCGCTACTCGCTGAACAAGGCCGAGCAGGCGGACCGCATCGAGAATGCCGTCAAGAAGGTGCTGTCGCAGGGCTACCGTACCGGCGATATCCTCACGCCGGGCTGCAAGCAGGTCGGCACGCGTGAAATGGGCGACGCCGTACTCGCCGCGCTGTAA
- a CDS encoding entericidin A/B family lipoprotein, with product MKKILIALLACVGILQLAGCNTVAGFGKDTQAAGHALERAANK from the coding sequence ATGAAAAAGATCCTGATCGCGCTGCTGGCATGTGTCGGCATCCTGCAGCTGGCGGGCTGCAACACGGTCGCCGGATTCGGCAAGGACACCCAGGCTGCCGGTCACGCGCTCGAGCGCGCCGCCAACAAGTAA
- the asd gene encoding aspartate-semialdehyde dehydrogenase — translation MIVGLVGWRGMVGSVLMQRMQEERDFDHIEPIFFSTSNAGGKAPAMAKNETTLKDANDIEALKKCDVVLTAQGGDYTNDVFPRLRAAGWNGYWIDAASSLRMKDDAIIVLDPVNLGVIKDALGKGVKNFIGGNCTVSCMMMGLGGLFQHDLIEWMTSMTYQAASGGGAQHMRELLTQFGTLNAAVKPLLDDPASAILEIDRQILATQHGLSADETKQFGVPLAGNLIPWIDKDLGNGVSREEWKGGAETNKILGRGEGFVGATGAAPIAVDGLCVRIGAMRCHSQALTIKLRKDVPIDEIEGMLAANNQWAKVVPNTREASMTDLTPAAVTGTLTIPVGRLRKMQMGGEYLSAFTVGDQLLWGAAEPLRRMLRILIEA, via the coding sequence ATGATTGTAGGTCTCGTCGGTTGGCGGGGAATGGTTGGCAGCGTCCTGATGCAACGCATGCAGGAAGAGCGCGATTTCGACCATATCGAGCCCATTTTCTTCAGCACGTCCAACGCTGGCGGCAAGGCGCCGGCGATGGCGAAGAATGAAACCACGCTCAAGGATGCCAACGACATCGAGGCGCTGAAGAAGTGCGACGTGGTGCTGACCGCCCAGGGCGGCGACTACACCAACGACGTCTTCCCGCGCCTGCGCGCGGCCGGCTGGAACGGCTACTGGATCGACGCGGCCTCGTCGCTGCGCATGAAGGACGATGCGATCATCGTGCTCGATCCGGTCAACCTCGGCGTGATCAAGGATGCGCTGGGCAAGGGCGTAAAGAATTTCATCGGCGGCAACTGCACGGTGAGCTGCATGATGATGGGCCTCGGCGGCCTGTTCCAGCACGACCTCATCGAGTGGATGACCTCCATGACGTACCAGGCGGCCTCGGGTGGCGGCGCGCAGCACATGCGCGAACTGCTGACCCAGTTCGGCACGCTCAACGCCGCGGTCAAGCCGCTGCTCGACGACCCGGCTTCGGCGATCCTCGAGATCGACCGCCAGATCCTGGCGACCCAGCATGGCCTGTCCGCGGACGAGACCAAGCAATTCGGCGTGCCGCTGGCCGGCAACCTGATTCCCTGGATCGACAAGGACCTGGGCAACGGCGTGTCGCGCGAAGAGTGGAAGGGCGGCGCCGAGACCAACAAGATTCTCGGCCGTGGCGAAGGCTTCGTGGGCGCCACCGGCGCGGCCCCGATCGCCGTGGACGGCCTGTGCGTGCGGATCGGCGCGATGCGCTGCCATTCGCAAGCGCTCACTATCAAGCTGCGCAAGGATGTGCCGATCGACGAGATCGAAGGCATGCTCGCCGCGAACAACCAGTGGGCGAAGGTCGTGCCCAATACGCGCGAGGCCAGCATGACCGACCTCACGCCCGCTGCCGTGACTGGCACGCTGACCATTCCGGTGGGCCGTCTGCGCAAGATGCAGATGGGCGGCGAGTACCTGTCCGCGTTCACCGTGGGCGATCAGCTGCTGTGGGGCGCGGCCGAACCGCTGCGTCGTATGCTGCGCATTCTGATCGAAGCCTGA
- the leuD gene encoding 3-isopropylmalate dehydratase small subunit, with the protein MEKFTVHSGLVAPLDRENVDTDAIIPKQFLKSIKRTGFGPNLFDEWRYLDVGQPGQDNTNRPLNPDFVLNQPRYQGASILLARDNFGCGSSREHAPWALAQYGFRAIIAPSFADIFFNNCYKNGLLPVALTALQVDHLFNETNAFNGYKLTIDLDKQVVITPDGTSYAFDITPFRKYCMLNGFDDIGLTLRQSDKIKTYEAERLTRMPWLGNRVVG; encoded by the coding sequence ATGGAAAAATTTACGGTTCACAGCGGCCTGGTTGCGCCGCTCGATCGCGAGAACGTCGATACGGACGCGATCATCCCCAAGCAATTCCTCAAGTCGATCAAGCGCACGGGCTTCGGTCCGAACCTGTTCGACGAGTGGCGCTATCTCGATGTCGGCCAGCCGGGCCAGGACAACACCAACCGGCCGCTGAACCCGGACTTCGTGCTGAACCAGCCGCGCTACCAGGGGGCGTCGATCCTGCTGGCGCGCGACAACTTCGGCTGCGGCAGCTCGCGCGAGCACGCACCGTGGGCGCTTGCGCAGTACGGCTTCCGCGCGATCATCGCGCCGAGCTTCGCCGACATCTTCTTCAACAACTGCTACAAGAACGGCCTGCTGCCGGTGGCGCTGACCGCGCTGCAGGTGGACCACCTGTTCAACGAGACCAATGCGTTCAACGGCTACAAGCTGACGATCGACCTGGACAAGCAGGTGGTGATCACGCCCGATGGCACGAGCTACGCGTTCGATATCACGCCGTTCCGCAAGTACTGCATGCTGAACGGCTTCGACGATATCGGCCTGACGCTGCGCCAGTCGGACAAGATCAAGACCTATGAAGCCGAGCGTCTGACGCGCATGCCGTGGCTCGGAAACCGCGTGGTCGGCTGA